One part of the Candidatus Kouleothrix ribensis genome encodes these proteins:
- a CDS encoding ubiquinone/menaquinone biosynthesis methyltransferase, giving the protein MSVLPAPEEKAIFVERMFARIAPGYDRMNRVMTLGLDRGWRDQAVKMIAPPTNGRALDVGTGTGDFLPLLAGWMPQGFAVGLDFTLAMMQAGLPKLDMAERRAGFVGGDALQLPFGDSTFDAITTGFTMRNVVDIGQAFREMYRVARPGCVLACLEVARPANPLLRLGHRLYFEQAVPRVTRLLGGDATAYTYLPQSARAFPAPPALARMIREAGWNEVRYTLKGLGAAALHTAIKLQ; this is encoded by the coding sequence GTGTCTGTACTGCCCGCACCCGAAGAGAAAGCCATATTCGTCGAGCGTATGTTCGCGCGGATTGCGCCGGGCTATGATCGCATGAACCGCGTGATGACGCTGGGACTCGATCGCGGCTGGCGCGACCAGGCCGTGAAGATGATCGCGCCGCCGACCAACGGGCGCGCGCTTGATGTCGGCACCGGCACCGGCGACTTTCTGCCGCTGCTGGCCGGCTGGATGCCGCAGGGCTTCGCGGTCGGGCTCGACTTCACCCTCGCGATGATGCAGGCCGGCCTGCCGAAGCTCGACATGGCCGAGCGGCGCGCCGGGTTTGTGGGCGGCGATGCGCTACAGCTGCCGTTTGGCGATAGCACCTTCGACGCGATCACCACCGGCTTCACTATGCGCAACGTGGTCGATATTGGCCAGGCCTTCCGCGAGATGTACCGGGTGGCGCGGCCAGGCTGTGTGCTGGCCTGCCTCGAGGTAGCCCGGCCGGCCAACCCACTGCTGCGGCTGGGCCATCGGCTGTATTTCGAGCAGGCCGTGCCACGCGTTACCAGGCTGCTAGGCGGCGACGCGACGGCCTACACCTACCTGCCGCAATCGGCACGTGCGTTCCCGGCGCCGCCGGCGCTGGCCCGCATGATCCGGGAGGCCGGCTGGAACGAGGTGCGCTACACGCTGAAGGGCCTGGGTGCCGCCGCGTTGCATACGGCGATCAAGCTGCAGTAG
- a CDS encoding type III pantothenate kinase: MLLTVDIGNTNIKLGVYQGDALLAHWRMATERLKLADEYAVMIHNLFALAGLDRGAVRGCAISCVVPPLTSQFRTLSRNYLGVEPVIIGPGVASGLRYEIDTPDQLGADRVANSLAAYRTYGGPVIAIAFGTATAFDVITAEGVYIGGAIAPGIGISADALFRLAARLYQVELVRPPQVIGKNTVHYMQSGLLLGYAGLVEGLVRRMQAELGVPCTVVATGGLADVIAGETDAITVVEPYLTLEGLRMIYEMNC, translated from the coding sequence ATGTTACTGACGGTTGACATCGGCAACACCAACATCAAGCTGGGCGTCTACCAGGGCGACGCGCTGCTGGCGCACTGGCGCATGGCCACCGAGCGGCTCAAGCTGGCCGACGAGTATGCCGTGATGATCCACAACCTGTTTGCACTGGCCGGGCTCGATCGTGGAGCCGTGCGCGGCTGCGCGATCTCGTGCGTGGTGCCGCCACTGACCAGCCAGTTTCGCACGCTCAGCCGGAACTACCTGGGCGTCGAGCCGGTGATCATCGGGCCAGGCGTGGCCAGCGGGCTGCGCTACGAGATCGACACGCCCGACCAGCTCGGCGCCGATCGGGTTGCCAACTCGCTGGCGGCGTATCGTACGTATGGCGGGCCGGTGATCGCAATTGCGTTCGGTACCGCCACCGCCTTCGACGTGATTACCGCCGAGGGCGTGTATATCGGCGGGGCGATTGCGCCGGGCATCGGCATCTCGGCCGACGCGCTGTTTCGCCTGGCCGCGCGGCTCTACCAGGTCGAGCTGGTGCGGCCGCCGCAGGTGATCGGCAAGAACACCGTACACTATATGCAGTCGGGCCTGCTGCTCGGCTATGCCGGCCTGGTCGAGGGCCTGGTGCGGCGCATGCAGGCCGAGCTAGGCGTGCCATGTACGGTGGTGGCCACCGGCGGCCTGGCCGACGTCATTGCCGGCGAGACCGATGCGATCACGGTGGTTGAGCCGTACCTGACGCTCGAGGGCCTCAGGATGATCTATGAGATGAATTGTTAG
- a CDS encoding asparaginase — protein sequence MKQVVIITTGGTIAMKRSPMVGGAVPTLKGEDFMALLPRSGVDLAFEEFANLPSSHLTPVQALDLGRRVEAALSAPDVDGVVVTHGTDTLEETAYLLDLTINSPKPVVVTGAMRTATMLGYDGVTNLAAAIRVAATPEARGLGVLVVFNERIFAASEVQKVHSQQVDAFDAPGSGPLGRIEGERVSVRHRPQQRLYIPCSRLEELVDLIKICQGASERQLRHSIDDGVAGIVIESFGSGRVPPWWLPLVREALDQRTTVAVTTRCVAGPMYDEYGYVGAYHDLQRMGVLFAQNLSGVKARIKLMVALGAARKPAELRSWFAA from the coding sequence TTGAAACAAGTGGTGATTATTACGACCGGCGGCACGATCGCAATGAAGCGCAGCCCCATGGTTGGCGGGGCTGTGCCAACGCTGAAGGGTGAGGATTTTATGGCCCTGCTGCCGCGCAGCGGTGTCGATCTGGCCTTCGAGGAGTTCGCCAACCTGCCGAGCAGCCATCTTACGCCTGTGCAGGCGCTCGATCTGGGCCGGCGAGTCGAGGCGGCGCTCAGCGCCCCGGATGTCGATGGCGTGGTAGTGACGCACGGCACCGACACGCTCGAAGAGACCGCCTACCTGCTCGATCTGACGATCAACTCGCCCAAGCCGGTGGTAGTGACCGGGGCAATGCGCACGGCGACCATGCTCGGCTATGATGGTGTGACCAACCTCGCGGCTGCGATCCGCGTGGCCGCCACGCCCGAGGCGCGCGGGCTGGGGGTGCTGGTTGTCTTCAACGAGCGGATCTTTGCGGCCAGCGAGGTTCAGAAAGTTCACAGCCAGCAGGTCGACGCATTCGACGCGCCGGGCAGCGGCCCGCTCGGGCGGATCGAAGGTGAGCGCGTGTCGGTGCGCCACCGGCCGCAGCAGCGCCTGTACATCCCGTGCTCGCGGCTAGAAGAGCTGGTCGATCTGATCAAGATCTGCCAGGGCGCCAGCGAGCGCCAGCTGCGCCACTCGATCGACGATGGCGTGGCCGGGATTGTGATCGAGTCGTTCGGCAGCGGGCGCGTGCCGCCCTGGTGGCTGCCGCTGGTGCGCGAGGCGCTCGACCAGCGCACGACGGTGGCGGTCACCACGCGTTGTGTGGCCGGGCCCATGTACGACGAGTATGGCTACGTCGGCGCATACCACGATCTACAGCGTATGGGCGTGCTGTTCGCCCAGAACCTCAGCGGCGTGAAGGCGCGCATTAAGCTGATGGTCGCGCTTGGCGCGGCGCGCAAACCTGCCGAGCTGCGCAGCTGGTTCGCCGCCTGA
- a CDS encoding class I SAM-dependent methyltransferase codes for MHYQAYAPYYDITGQVRFAVLMMQYLREVLARHPAGGARAIDLACGTGTLALMLADEGWDVLGLDASEPMLAQARAKAANLDTSGRARFVAGDMRHLPAVPGVQPAGFDLATCVYDSLNYLLSEAELAACFGGVARLLAPGGLLVADMNTRHFLEHDWGTCEVLELPGFVQVAQSYFDPATDCSTMLLTGFVGDDAEGYERFDETHIERAYDPELIAALLSAAGLRLEASYDCFTFQPVGAHTQRIAFIARKAYT; via the coding sequence ATGCACTACCAGGCCTACGCGCCATACTACGACATTACCGGCCAGGTGCGTTTCGCCGTGCTTATGATGCAATACCTGCGCGAGGTGCTGGCGCGCCACCCGGCCGGCGGGGCGCGTGCGATCGACCTGGCGTGCGGCACCGGTACGCTGGCGCTGATGCTGGCCGACGAAGGCTGGGATGTGCTTGGGCTGGATGCGTCCGAGCCGATGCTGGCGCAGGCGCGCGCCAAGGCTGCCAACCTCGACACCAGCGGGCGCGCGCGGTTTGTCGCTGGCGATATGCGCCACCTGCCCGCAGTTCCTGGCGTGCAGCCGGCAGGCTTCGACCTGGCGACGTGTGTGTACGACAGCCTGAACTACCTGCTGAGCGAAGCCGAGCTGGCGGCCTGCTTCGGCGGCGTGGCGCGCCTGCTGGCGCCGGGCGGGCTGCTGGTGGCCGACATGAACACGCGCCACTTTCTCGAGCACGACTGGGGCACATGCGAGGTGCTCGAGCTACCGGGCTTTGTGCAGGTGGCGCAGAGCTACTTCGACCCGGCCACTGATTGCTCGACGATGCTGCTGACCGGCTTCGTCGGCGATGATGCCGAGGGCTACGAACGCTTCGACGAGACGCATATCGAGCGGGCCTACGACCCGGAGCTGATCGCGGCACTGCTTAGTGCCGCCGGCCTGCGCCTCGAGGCCAGCTACGACTGTTTTACGTTTCAGCCGGTAGGTGCGCACACCCAGCGAATTGCCTTTATTGCCCGGAAGGCGTACACGTAG
- a CDS encoding prolipoprotein diacylglyceryl transferase has protein sequence MFPLHPPDDPFLINTAIFGIPLAVRWYGVLIVGGAMLAGWLAARRAERRGYNPEHIWNLLLLGMVLGIIGARTYYVAFEWPSFAGRPWTDLINTTKGGLAIHGALIGAFAAGLIYTRRNRLPFIEFLDICMPGFLIAQAIGRWGNFMNQEAYGRPTTLPFGVTIDADRRLPPYNDMASYPPGTLFHATFLYESIWNLAGAALLLWLERRLRGWKRTGDIALLYAIWYGVGRFWIEGLRTDSLCTNGIGGECGGALRTAQIVSLLLIAIGVVGLIINHRRALPPAAARPDDQPPLAERHATAVPGEQQSS, from the coding sequence ATGTTTCCATTGCATCCTCCCGACGACCCGTTTCTGATAAATACGGCGATCTTCGGCATCCCGCTGGCAGTGCGCTGGTATGGCGTACTGATCGTCGGCGGCGCCATGCTGGCCGGCTGGCTGGCGGCACGCCGCGCCGAGCGCCGTGGCTACAACCCCGAGCATATCTGGAACCTGCTGCTGCTGGGCATGGTGCTCGGCATCATCGGCGCACGAACCTATTATGTCGCGTTCGAGTGGCCTAGCTTTGCCGGCCGGCCGTGGACCGACCTGATCAACACGACGAAGGGCGGGCTGGCGATCCACGGCGCGCTGATCGGCGCCTTTGCGGCCGGGCTGATCTACACCCGCCGCAACCGGCTGCCGTTCATCGAGTTTCTCGATATCTGCATGCCCGGCTTTCTGATCGCCCAGGCGATCGGCCGCTGGGGCAACTTCATGAACCAGGAGGCCTATGGCCGGCCAACCACACTGCCGTTTGGGGTCACGATCGACGCCGACCGGCGGCTGCCGCCGTATAACGACATGGCCAGCTACCCGCCCGGCACGCTGTTCCACGCCACATTCCTGTACGAGTCGATCTGGAACCTGGCGGGCGCGGCGCTGCTGCTCTGGCTCGAGCGGCGCCTGCGCGGCTGGAAGCGCACCGGCGACATCGCGCTGCTGTACGCGATCTGGTATGGCGTCGGGCGCTTCTGGATCGAGGGCCTGCGCACCGATAGCCTGTGTACCAACGGCATCGGCGGCGAGTGCGGCGGCGCACTGCGCACCGCCCAGATCGTCAGCCTGCTGCTGATTGCGATCGGCGTGGTCGGCCTGATCATCAACCACCGGCGCGCGCTGCCGCCCGCCGCTGCGCGCCCCGACGACCAACCGCCCCTCGCCGAGCGACACGCCACCGCAGTGCCTGGCGAGCAGCAATCGTCATAA
- a CDS encoding LuxR family transcriptional regulator, producing the protein MSSDSAQISERERDILRLVAMGATNQQIANQLNISINTVKVHLRNIFEKIGAASRTEATVYAIRQGLVQLGGAPEAAATPALAVPTATPPAEPSAPALAPALAEAPPADPPATPAEHRRRSMILPVALGLILLLGSAVIYLLSQRAPAGTNTPASVNTALPLNQWKSHSAWPQPRSDFAVAAYDGKLYLIGGSLGSAPSAAVERYDPSKDQLVALNAKPTAVSHVQAATIGGKIIVPGGEGAGGQALAICEAYDPRTKQWEQLPPLPAPRSRYALADFEGQLYLFGGWDGARYRGEVFVFDPRTRQWATRTPMPTARRAAGAALVGEHIYVIGGENERGALGVNERYDPNAEGGGAWESVVPLADPIAGPAVIGTVNSVLLFDAPKHTATEYSPAADAWRPAVGVPAEIGLSSRAAALSTSIFLFGTPAAQQPGAISEYQVTYSTLFPIINTGK; encoded by the coding sequence ATGTCAAGTGATTCCGCACAAATCAGCGAGCGCGAGCGCGATATTCTGCGGCTGGTTGCCATGGGCGCAACCAACCAGCAGATCGCGAACCAGCTGAACATCAGCATCAATACGGTTAAGGTTCACCTGCGCAATATCTTCGAGAAGATCGGCGCCGCATCGCGCACCGAGGCCACCGTCTACGCCATCCGCCAGGGCCTGGTGCAGCTCGGCGGCGCGCCCGAAGCAGCCGCCACGCCGGCCCTGGCTGTGCCTACGGCCACACCACCGGCCGAGCCATCTGCGCCAGCGCTCGCACCCGCGCTGGCCGAGGCGCCGCCGGCCGACCCACCCGCAACCCCGGCCGAACACCGCCGCCGCAGCATGATCCTGCCGGTCGCGCTCGGGCTGATCCTGCTGCTCGGCAGCGCGGTGATCTACCTGCTGAGCCAGCGCGCGCCGGCCGGCACCAATACACCGGCCAGCGTGAACACGGCGCTGCCGCTGAATCAATGGAAGTCGCACAGCGCCTGGCCGCAGCCGCGCAGCGATTTTGCGGTGGCAGCCTACGATGGTAAGCTCTACCTGATCGGCGGGTCGCTAGGCAGCGCGCCGAGTGCCGCAGTCGAGCGCTACGACCCGAGCAAGGATCAGCTGGTGGCACTCAACGCCAAGCCCACGGCGGTGAGCCACGTTCAGGCCGCCACGATCGGCGGCAAGATCATCGTGCCCGGCGGCGAGGGCGCTGGCGGGCAGGCGCTCGCGATCTGCGAAGCCTACGACCCGCGCACCAAGCAGTGGGAGCAGCTGCCGCCGCTGCCGGCGCCGCGCAGCCGCTACGCCCTGGCCGATTTCGAAGGCCAGCTGTACCTGTTTGGCGGGTGGGACGGCGCGCGCTATCGCGGCGAGGTGTTTGTGTTCGACCCGCGCACCAGGCAATGGGCCACGCGCACGCCCATGCCCACCGCTCGCCGCGCGGCCGGCGCCGCGCTGGTGGGCGAACATATTTATGTGATCGGTGGCGAGAACGAGCGCGGCGCGCTGGGCGTGAACGAGCGCTACGACCCAAATGCCGAGGGCGGTGGCGCGTGGGAGAGCGTGGTGCCGCTGGCCGACCCGATCGCCGGCCCGGCAGTGATCGGCACAGTCAACAGCGTGCTGCTATTCGACGCGCCGAAGCATACTGCCACCGAATATAGCCCCGCCGCCGACGCCTGGCGCCCGGCGGTTGGAGTGCCCGCCGAGATCGGCCTCTCGTCGCGCGCAGCTGCGCTCAGCACCAGTATCTTCCTGTTCGGCACCCCGGCAGCCCAGCAGCCTGGCGCGATCAGCGAGTACCAGGTCACCTACTCAACACTCTTCCCGATCATCAATACTGGCAAGTAG
- a CDS encoding class I SAM-dependent methyltransferase — MATVNEQSDLLLGEIAGRPIRLSPQALRIAREHAGRIALSLGSHDPESSLAGYWSLGDRLAQWQRIVDRIGLAAAQRARLLEVGCGMGLFTLAGAALGFEIVGAEASSDRYADSLRVARALCADNGFPVALVQAFGERLPLPSQSVDFVVSFQTLEHVADVAQTLREVRRVLRPGGTLFAQAPNYTGFYEAHYGVLLPLGLGKALNRQLLRLYRRPRGFIDHLQWLSPARLRTLLRELGFASFTVGPIAPTRSRAALLPGQAYPLPFQHRRGAAAERLANRLAGAYHRATGSPDRYTQLEIWATA; from the coding sequence ATGGCTACTGTCAACGAGCAATCAGATCTGCTGCTCGGCGAGATCGCCGGCCGGCCCATCCGCCTCTCACCACAGGCGCTGCGTATCGCGCGCGAACACGCCGGCCGGATCGCGCTCAGCCTGGGCAGCCACGACCCCGAGTCGAGCCTGGCCGGCTACTGGTCGCTCGGCGACCGGCTGGCGCAGTGGCAGCGAATCGTCGATCGGATCGGCCTTGCCGCCGCACAGCGTGCGCGCCTGCTCGAGGTTGGCTGTGGCATGGGGCTGTTTACGCTGGCCGGTGCTGCCCTGGGCTTCGAGATCGTGGGCGCGGAGGCCTCGAGCGATCGGTATGCCGATTCACTGCGGGTCGCACGCGCGCTGTGCGCCGATAACGGCTTCCCGGTCGCGCTGGTGCAGGCCTTCGGCGAGCGCTTGCCGCTGCCCAGCCAGAGCGTTGATTTCGTGGTCTCGTTCCAGACGCTCGAGCACGTAGCCGATGTTGCGCAGACACTGCGCGAGGTGCGGCGCGTGCTGCGGCCGGGCGGCACGCTGTTCGCGCAGGCACCGAACTACACCGGCTTCTACGAGGCACACTACGGCGTGTTGCTGCCGCTGGGGCTTGGCAAGGCGCTGAATCGCCAGCTGCTGCGGCTCTATCGCCGGCCGCGTGGCTTCATCGATCACCTGCAGTGGCTCAGCCCCGCGCGCCTGCGCACGCTGCTACGCGAGCTTGGCTTCGCAAGCTTCACGGTTGGCCCGATTGCCCCCACGCGCTCACGGGCGGCGCTGTTGCCCGGCCAAGCCTACCCATTGCCGTTCCAACACCGCCGCGGCGCGGCTGCCGAGCGGCTGGCCAATCGCCTGGCCGGCGCCTACCACCGCGCCACCGGCAGCCCCGATCGCTATACGCAGCTCGAGATCTGGGCGACAGCGTAG
- a CDS encoding class I SAM-dependent methyltransferase: MSVPRSIWQIPIVRTPFLLAELAIKRGLAGLLWLAWRARLNPFAFVRGRANTAGRLYLDQFLSEHAGECAGSFLEFGDPRYRHLFPPARVRRYDILDVAPGPEVTIVGDIQRTAIPDNTYDVIICTQVLEHVANPFLAAAELYRILKPGGRLLLTVPSAYPYHSAPGDYWRFTRDSLGLLFGAPFSDVQITPYGNRLTVVAAYWYWTQDHLSRRAMQQPDPNNPLLIAVYARK; this comes from the coding sequence ATGTCAGTGCCCCGATCGATCTGGCAGATCCCAATCGTGCGCACGCCGTTCCTGCTGGCCGAGCTGGCGATAAAGCGCGGGCTGGCCGGGCTACTGTGGCTGGCCTGGCGCGCGCGCTTGAACCCGTTCGCGTTCGTGCGCGGCCGCGCCAACACCGCCGGGCGCCTGTACCTCGACCAGTTTCTGAGCGAGCATGCCGGCGAGTGTGCCGGCAGCTTCCTCGAGTTTGGCGACCCGCGCTACCGGCACCTGTTTCCGCCCGCGCGAGTGCGCCGCTACGACATCCTCGACGTGGCGCCCGGCCCCGAGGTGACGATCGTCGGCGATATCCAGCGCACCGCCATCCCCGACAACACCTACGATGTGATCATCTGCACCCAGGTGCTCGAGCACGTCGCCAACCCGTTTCTGGCCGCCGCCGAGCTCTATCGCATTCTCAAGCCGGGCGGGCGCCTGCTGCTGACGGTGCCCTCGGCCTACCCCTACCACTCGGCGCCCGGCGACTACTGGCGCTTCACGCGCGACTCGCTCGGGCTGCTGTTCGGCGCACCGTTCAGCGATGTGCAGATCACCCCGTACGGCAACCGCCTCACGGTGGTGGCAGCCTACTGGTACTGGACGCAGGATCACCTCAGCCGGCGGGCTATGCAGCAGCCCGACCCGAACAACCCGCTGCTGATCGCGGTGTACGCGCGCAAATAG
- a CDS encoding glycosyltransferase has protein sequence MKRRIRVTQLVTGLAIGEVNGGGELFAVRLAQFLDPAQFEVSVLAMWAYDSPIERAWQRQLAAQGIATHFATHYRAQFRTDFVMAYLCVYPLLWRLRPDILNTHTEYADMVGAALKATGAARRMVRTGHNVVEWPFDLRIWRKLSRIYPWVADMEVGVSRAVVQMLGENPAARLRRRPARYIPNAIDPELVLAQRSGRDMRALLGIAPQAPLFGVVGRLSEQKGLPYLIRAMHAVRAALPEARLLIIGNGERRDELHALVAEQGLGDCITFLGPRSDAIDLIASLDAFVSSSLWEGLPTVILEAMLLGTPVVATNIAGSRDLVIDGATGLLVPPRDPAALAQAMLRMIREPANARAMAEHARSHIEQFAIRTVAHAYGQLYAELLGG, from the coding sequence ATGAAACGGCGCATTCGCGTAACACAGCTCGTCACGGGGTTGGCGATCGGCGAGGTGAACGGCGGCGGCGAGCTGTTTGCGGTGCGCCTGGCGCAGTTCCTCGACCCGGCGCAGTTCGAGGTTAGCGTGCTGGCCATGTGGGCCTACGATTCGCCGATTGAGCGCGCCTGGCAGCGCCAGCTCGCGGCGCAGGGTATCGCCACCCACTTCGCCACGCACTACCGTGCGCAGTTTCGCACAGACTTCGTGATGGCCTATCTGTGCGTCTACCCGCTGCTCTGGCGGCTGCGCCCCGATATTCTGAACACGCATACCGAGTACGCCGACATGGTCGGCGCGGCGCTGAAGGCCACCGGCGCGGCGCGGCGCATGGTGCGCACCGGGCATAATGTGGTCGAGTGGCCGTTCGACCTGCGGATCTGGCGCAAGCTGTCGCGGATCTATCCCTGGGTGGCCGACATGGAGGTGGGCGTGTCGCGCGCGGTGGTGCAGATGCTCGGCGAAAACCCGGCCGCACGGCTGCGGCGCCGGCCCGCGCGCTACATCCCCAACGCGATCGACCCCGAGCTGGTGCTGGCGCAGCGCAGCGGCCGCGACATGCGCGCGCTGCTGGGTATCGCGCCGCAGGCCCCACTGTTCGGCGTAGTCGGCCGGCTGAGCGAGCAGAAGGGCCTGCCCTACCTGATTCGGGCCATGCACGCGGTGCGCGCGGCGCTGCCCGAGGCACGGCTGCTGATTATCGGCAATGGCGAGCGCCGCGACGAGCTGCACGCGCTGGTGGCCGAGCAGGGCCTGGGCGATTGCATCACGTTCCTGGGGCCGCGCAGCGATGCGATCGACCTGATCGCCAGCCTCGACGCGTTTGTGTCGTCGTCGCTGTGGGAGGGCCTGCCGACCGTGATTCTCGAGGCTATGCTGCTGGGCACGCCGGTGGTGGCTACGAATATTGCCGGCAGCCGCGACCTGGTAATCGACGGCGCGACCGGCCTGCTGGTGCCGCCGCGCGACCCGGCCGCACTGGCGCAGGCCATGCTGCGGATGATCCGCGAACCGGCCAATGCGCGGGCCATGGCCGAACATGCCCGCAGCCACATCGAGCAGTTTGCGATCCGCACGGTGGCGCACGCCTATGGCCAGCTGTATGCCGAGCTACTTGGCGGTTAG
- a CDS encoding polysaccharide pyruvyl transferase family protein, whose translation MSVLLINNHSLLNAGDHAILRETLRMLHAAMPGAQVELVFNDTESACAALPGYSIHAAPLSWAAPLQPDGQYRFVGMWRRRLYLLLLLLAGLCYRLTRLVPPLFLDARKRALLRAFARADLVLACGGGYIYAPGPGDGLSGWFGFMLAGCALAVLMGKPLVLLPQSIGPLHDTFQLRAARLIVRGARLTCVRERQSLALLHELGCAERVLLLPDMAFGADSAATAAARAVLQHAGCFTLDAPFYVGITALNWSGQSFTFQGQQAYEAALLGTIDALTAQAGAVVLFAQCCGPSQAEDDRVVAARLRVRAAHPERVLLVRESLPPDTLQAAYGEMDYFIGTRMHSVILALNAGTPALAIGYLHKTRGVLDDLGMRERYLDIATITADELVGAFDRLRAAPQPQDVALYLAQARRRKLALGAMLRAMVPEA comes from the coding sequence ATGAGCGTGCTACTGATCAACAACCACTCGCTGCTGAATGCCGGCGATCACGCCATTCTGCGCGAGACGCTACGGATGCTGCATGCTGCAATGCCTGGCGCGCAGGTCGAGCTGGTGTTCAACGACACCGAGTCGGCGTGCGCGGCGCTGCCCGGCTACTCGATCCACGCCGCGCCGCTCAGCTGGGCCGCGCCGCTGCAGCCGGATGGGCAGTACCGCTTCGTTGGCATGTGGCGGCGGCGCCTGTACCTGCTGCTGCTGCTGCTGGCCGGGCTGTGCTACCGGCTCACCCGGCTGGTGCCGCCGCTGTTTCTGGATGCCCGCAAGCGTGCGCTGCTGCGCGCGTTCGCCCGCGCCGACCTGGTGCTGGCCTGCGGTGGCGGCTATATCTATGCGCCCGGCCCCGGCGACGGCCTGAGCGGCTGGTTCGGCTTCATGCTGGCGGGCTGCGCGCTGGCCGTGCTGATGGGCAAGCCGCTGGTGCTGCTGCCGCAGTCGATCGGCCCGCTGCACGATACTTTTCAGCTGCGCGCCGCCCGGCTGATCGTGCGCGGGGCGCGGCTCACCTGCGTGCGCGAGCGCCAGTCGCTTGCGCTGCTGCACGAGCTGGGCTGCGCCGAGCGTGTACTGCTGCTGCCCGACATGGCCTTCGGCGCCGATAGCGCCGCTACAGCCGCAGCGCGCGCGGTGCTGCAGCACGCTGGCTGCTTCACGCTCGACGCGCCGTTCTACGTGGGCATTACCGCGCTAAACTGGAGCGGCCAGAGCTTCACCTTTCAGGGCCAGCAGGCCTACGAGGCCGCACTGCTCGGCACGATCGACGCGCTGACTGCCCAGGCCGGCGCGGTGGTGCTGTTCGCGCAGTGCTGCGGCCCCAGCCAGGCCGAAGACGACCGGGTGGTGGCTGCGCGGCTGCGTGTACGCGCGGCGCATCCCGAGCGCGTGCTGCTGGTACGCGAGTCACTGCCGCCCGATACGCTCCAGGCAGCCTACGGCGAGATGGATTACTTCATCGGCACGCGGATGCACTCGGTGATTCTGGCGCTCAATGCCGGCACACCCGCGCTGGCGATCGGCTATTTGCACAAGACTCGCGGCGTGCTCGACGACCTGGGCATGCGCGAGCGCTACCTCGATATCGCGACGATCACCGCCGACGAGCTGGTTGGCGCCTTCGATCGGCTGCGCGCCGCGCCCCAGCCGCAGGATGTTGCGCTCTACCTGGCGCAAGCGCGCAGGCGTAAGCTGGCGCTTGGGGCCATGCTGCGCGCAATGGTGCCAGAAGCATGA